gatgtagattAAACTTATGCACAGATGTAGTTTAGCTTTACAATAAATGAAACCCTTGGGGAACTTGACTCCCTCCATTTTCCCCTATATGTAAACCAGAAATAAACAGCCCTTTTTGAActcattgcttttgtgatgtctcaaaaaccaatgcatttatATATGTTCACCTATTATGTCTACCTATATCAACTTGGACAATTCAAgttaaagttataaggagtgtttcagcttgtactgatttctgaatgaggcacaaaacaagacagccaatcagaccaggagttatttacatatatcatatgtcttaaaggcacagtaacaaaaacagcccttttAATACTACAGGATAAATGAGAGTTTATAAACAGtcatgtgaaaataaattatgaatatttttgTTACATAAGTCTATACACAAGTTACAAGTGAACCAAACCAATGTGAACAAGTGAACCAAAGCTTTATTTGCTTAGAGTCTCCTTACCTCAAACAGACCTGCTTTGAGGATCTGGAAAGCCacagagacggagagagtgCTGCCTTTGCGACAGTAACCAAGGTTACTTAGAGGAGAATGACAAACTACAGCGTTTACTGCAGGGTCCTCCTTCTGACCACGGCCTAAGGATGGGTAGAAAAGAGGGATGAGACAATGAACTGCAAAATGACAGAGTTGTTGAGGAATCTATGAGCCAgaactatgcagaaaatgtgttataatGACAATGTCCATTTTCAAGCCAGATTTCATTTCCCCCCTCCACCTGCAGGGTTTGTATTACATACAGTAATAGGCATACAGTCTATATGTACACCCTGAGTCCAATAAGTCTGACATCAGCTTCTTGGGCAGTCCTTGACACACACACTTGATTATCACTGATACAATCACACCCAAAACCATCTGGATACAATCACTCTCTCAAACAATGTCCACTGTGTACTGCAATTTCTAGGAATACTACattttcatctttctttcttacagATAAGGATGTCTACTTTGTTCttaagggctcatatcatgacAGATATTcctattttgaaataaaagaatttGTAATTAACCATCTAAATTTTGTTAAAGAATCCAAATGTGCCATTCACTTCCTTGAATAATTATTTATAGTAGTTTCTGAACACAGTAGTTACACAAGTTTAGCATCAACCTTTCATTTTGGTTAGCACATTTAAAGCAagcttctctttatcttttcatCTTCTGGCACACTATGTCTCGCCATCTACCACTCTCTTCCTTATCTGATTTAATGCTTCTCTTTACATCCTGTCTACATCTCTTCGGTCTCAATTATACATGTCCCTCACTTTTTAGATGCTTAATACTTTattcatacttttatttttatttcctccCTCTTCATATTCAGGTTTTTGTCTAACCTTCCATCTTTCCGCATTCTCATCTAGTCCACTTCTCTACCCTGTGACCCACCATTTATTATCCATGCATTATATAACAAGGCATTGTGGCATCATGATACCTAAATGCATGATAATGCATCATGGAAAATGGACATTCTATTAATTAAACCAACTAAATTGCATTATACCAACTAATGCAATTTAAACACCAAAGTTTGCAAGCAAACAGCATCAACCAACAACTCACAGCAGCATTCTTCCTGTCTCGCAGCTCTAGCGTCATTACAGAACATGCAGACAACAAAACTCATGAGCAGTAAACGCATGGTGGCAAGTTCATAAACCAATCTCCCCTGCAGCAGGGTGAGGTGGCTTCATTCCTAGGAGAAAATATTAGTGATTCAATATAAAAATTATGGTGCATTCTGCTGAGACTAAAATACAGAGGTAACTGCTGTGGAATTATGAGTATAATTAGCTCACTGAATTCAATAACTATGCAACTAGAAGTCTGTGTCTGTTCTGCGGCTTATTACAAATAGAGGCAATTCTGTAAACTTTTCTCATCATTTATGTTCTGCTAGCTCCACAATTGGGCACAGTGCATGGACCCCAATGATTGTCACTTGTGATGTCATCTACAGACCGTTGTTTAGCTCTTACGAACAAAGACAATTTCACATGAAAACTAAACTTCTCAGGTCTCAAGGCTCATAAAAATTAAATGCTATATCTGTGAGTTGGCTGAATAATGAGCACAAATTGCTGTTGTGTTGTTCCTGAAGGAGCGGTGGGGTTCTCTCGCAAAATTATCTGCTGGTAGTCAACCGCCAACCACCTTCGATATTCTATCTGTGAACGCAGTATGATGGAAGGTGCCATCTGGCTGACCTTTAGCCATTTGTCCATATCCAGCTATTTCTATCATTTATCCATCAACCATGCCATCCATCCCCATACCCTCCGTCCCTTCACTGCCCTCCTTCTCACCCTCTGGTGTCCAGACGAGGCGTACAGCCAGGAAGTCCTGCAGATTGTTAAGGAGTGTGTAGCGGACTCTAAAGTGCTCCTGGGCTCTGACAGAACTGGGGCAGCTGGCAGTCATAACGAAGCGCGGCCGATCCAGTCTGATACTGGGCAGACTATAGTGGGTGTAGATGGAGTTGGTGAAAGGTAGCTTGGTAGTGGACCATTGGAGGACTGCAACCAGTGGCACCTCAAGACcctacaaaatgtaaattaacatTCACATAGCTTAAGCACATTATTTTATGAGTTGAATTtagttgttaataataataataataataataataataataataaatagaaatgatgGCACAATCACAAAATCTAGAAAGTAAAAACATGTACTCACATACTAAACATGTGCTACCATGAACAAAGGCTGCAATGTTCTTTGGCATCTTATTCCACAATTTAGGGCCTATATAAGAAATCTGCCACCAACTGAACTGAAAGCTATTTACAATATCTGATTTGCAGTAAGCCAGTGTGTTCTTCTTAATGTTGTATAAGGCTTCATATAGCAGGCAAATAAGCTTTAAATAAGATTGAATTctgaattaattttaaaaaatcagaactcataaataagcaaaatgtttttagaataatcagcattcattattcattcagACCTCGTTTGAATCATCTTGTGCCTGGTCACTAAGCTGCAGCTGAAACAGGAAGTTCTGTTCCTCCAGGGCACTGAGTGTGCTGGGTAGTTGACTAGACTCGCTGTCCATCCTGTAGAAAGATGCCATGCCCACTTCGCCTGATTGATGgctaaataaagacaaagacagtgagagtgaaCACTCCACATTAACCAAGTTACATACAGGCATATAATACTGTGAACTGATGTACGGtcacataaaatatacaaagaGATGCATTACAGAAGAAATGGAGATGGGTTTTATTCATTCTGCACTTTTCTTTTATTGGATTTTTATCCAATAGTTTTCCCCCTAATTTAGTCGTATCACCATACAGCTCGACACACTTGGAAAACAACGTTTACTCCTAATTATAATGCATCAGCTCACAGACATCTGACGTTGGTTAGCAGCATGTTGAGTGATGAGGGGAGATGGACGGCAATGCTAATTATGGTCTCTTGGACTTTTGGCCCTAGGGGGCTGTGGTATCACTAGGGATCAAACTTGTGATCTCCTAACAACAAGGCCTATGCTTAAATGCTGGCACTACTCaatttttcttttgcatttttttacatttctgtttaGGTCATTCTACTTTGTAAACAAACCAAGACTAAATAGTTAGAAACCTGTAGCCTTAATTGTATCATTGCAGTTGGAGCAAaggtattcatttttaaaactaacTTTTTTTTAGGAGAATGTAAAAACAGATAATGCTACAATGCTTTATTTAAAGCAATTGTGGATCACGTCTATTGCTCCATTGGTCCTGAAGTTTTACAAATTCTAAAAGGCAGCTGAGGTTTTCAAAGGGAAAAAACTGACAAGGctttgatatgacagtgatggTATTTTTCCCCAGCAAGTGGGTGATGTACTTCTTCAGTGGTCTTTATTTAAGGCCTACACACCTGTGGAAGGTGTGTCTAAATAGGTGCTCAGTAATTAAGCATGGTTTGCCTGACAgtcattttacagcagaaaaGTGTATAAGACCATACCACACATTGTCGACCAGCAACACAGAGCCATCAGGCATCATGGGTAAATACGAAGCGTTGAAGTTGGGCAGGATTCTGACATCGTGCACACACACGTCCTCCTGAGAGCTCCCGTTTAACACTGCAAAAAGCAAACCGGAAGCTTACACAAAGAAGCTTCAGTGCTGCAGCATAACAATGTCCTCAAATTGAAGATATACACTTGTGGacaaactgctaaatctgcagTTGCATTTTAGCCCGAGCAACTTCAACTGTTTTGTCCAAACATAATTCATTAAATCTTTGTGGAGTGtcatgtaaaacatttcacccTTTATGCTCCCCGGGAGACTGGGTGGAGTGGGCTTGGGAAGGAATCATTCTACAATAATACAGGAGTACGTTCTTCTCTCCACCCTTATATTAGATACCCTCAGAGGGCCTGTTTAATGACATGCACTCACCAGTGGTGTTCAATTACGCACTGCTTGCTTTCAGCAAAGCTCATTTTCAGAATATTCCAATATAACCACAGTCTCAGTTAATGTTCTTTACTCTGCAAAAactctgttttctctgcttaATTAGtttttctctacctctcttttgctatattttctcttttctctataACTTTACACACAAATGTTTCACTGATAATTATAAATATACTTGTCCTCCAGGAGACTGGGGTGGATTAGGCCTGGGGATTAATATTTCTATGATAATATCAAAGTATgtcctttctttgtttttatttttctttcttttttatttttctttagatAAGCATTAGAAACAAACATCGTTGTAAACTATAGCACAATAGCCATATTAATTAAAAAGTTTTACATTTGCCTTTTATTCCAAAAATTATGAATATGGGCAAATCAAATAAGCACGGAATAACTTTGCATAACTTTGTCTGTGCAGTAAACATCCTCATGCAGCATGTCTAATTTTTCACATGCTGCCTAAAGAATACCCTGTTCTCACAAGCTGACACAAGAATAACATTATAATTGTAACGTTAAAATGTACAATTACAATGTAATAGCAGGTGTTAACATTACATCACTGTaagtatatattatacataataACTGAAGTGCTTTGTTCCAAATCATTGTAAATCCATTTGTAACAATGTTGGATATAATGAGTTTTGAAAAGAACAGTTGATGTTTAATGaacaacatatttttatttctctaataaaattggtgttaaagggaaattctactgttttttttattttattttattttaaagttacCACATAATACAACTGTTgtaatgtgaacaaagtcatacagagtggtttgatgtgaaatgcattaTTGTAGAGGAATTTCTTGACTCTTTTTCTTGacttttacagtggtggcaatAGGAGCCTCACAATATGAGTGCAATTGTATCCACTTGTAGACATTATGTAAATActtcatgtgtcttctgagtttttatgtataACACTGATAATGGTCAAACACAGGTagataaatggtaaaatagtacaATAAATGTTTAACTGTGTTAAAACTTCCTGTAAGgtaacttttagaggcattaaactctcaACTTAGTAGGTTTCACtagaatgaaacatttcacattagtccactctgaataactttgtttacatcttaatgattacGCTATGCAAAGATTGCAACTGAAAGACTTTCcctttatatataattataattatatttatagcTAAATTGATATTTCTTGTTTGTGCAAAGCCCACTGTCAGGACCATAcatcaagaaagaaagagaaaactcTTGAAAGTGGtaaataatgtgttttgaacAAAACCATATTTGAATAGTGCAACCTGATCAAATCTGAATGATTTAAGGCTATTTTACCTGACTGTGTTCTATTTATACAAAGTTTACAAGGAGCTTAAATGTCTACAGTGTGAAATGattttaaagtggaaaatgaaagaagcagctAAGCAGCCACTTGCAACATCTGCAATGTTCCAAATGCGTTTAAGCTAGCCTTTAATTAAAACATGGTCAAACTAGCAGCCTATAATAGTTGAGCTTGCAGCTACTACAAGTTTAGTGGTAAGGATAACAGCATGTTTAGAGCAACCCAGAAATACAAATCTGACATTTATTTACGATGCTATAAAATGGTGACTCTAAAAGCTAAAAtgtttctttccctttttggtATTTTAAAGTAACTGCAAGCCTAGCATATCTAACCTAAACATCTATATCTGATTTCATTGTGCTTGAAGTATACAGTATGCAGCTGCATTATccacaaaaacataaatactGCTTTGTCTCTGTATTCAATATCAAAGAATTTGCAAAGGCAAGAAGACCTGAATGGGACAATCCTAGTTAAAATACACTGATGAGTACAGAATCTTTCTAAAAGCACCTTTAAGGACAGTGAGGTGTCTTCCAGACACAGTCATCTGCTGGCACTTCACTGTGGGTGGAGGAAGGACATTGAGGGTGGTGCTGACTGAGagcagagacagaagagaaagagaaaagtgatTACTTCTCCCTACCGAGAGTCACAAGTCGATATATCTTTAACATTACATTGCAAAATGCCAATCAGTCTTTGAACCAACTGAGTATCTGGAACACACATGTCTTTTGCTGAGTACAATGTTAAGAGTTTGCAGGTGTTTGCAAGTTTGACCACAGAATGAAAAGACAAGgtgaacagaaaaacaatgtaacagcttttaaatgactaCACTGACGTGGCAACTGTGGGTGTTTTAGGAActattaaagaaaatgatatGCTGTTGTGTTTTACTGAGTGCTCACCCTGGGCTTTGAAGGTGTTGAGGTCTTGGCGAAAGGTTTGGCAGGGGCTCTTCTGCTGAAGGATGCTGAGGTAGCCATGCTCCTGTATCTCAGCCTTCTCTTCTTCTCGCTTCCACACAGTCACGATAATCTGCACAAAACCCAGtcaaaacaaactcaaacacCACTCCCAACAACAGTATTGACAAAAAAGCTTCAAAGAAGAATCAACATGCTgtaaaaagagccatttcatcAGTCTAAATAAACAACAGCACTGGTTTcacttttttactattttacttttactacaGTTCTGACAAAAAAGTGAataatttcatgttttcatgaattataatttcacacatttttgtGGCATATGGTAAAATGTGAACCAGAAATATTTTGGTTAAGATGAAAGACACTGCAGTACTACTTAAAAGTGCTTAAAAAGCATATTTTGTTAAGTAGTATTACAACCCCAATGTGAATGTGTGCGCTATATcataatatatcatatatatatatatatatatatatatatatatatataatgatatagcgcacacatacacattagagCACATAGCCCACTTCCAAGACAGAGCCACTATCACACACTACTACCTCTAATACATGCTAACGATATAATTACTTACCTTCACTTTGAGCGTGCTCACAGGGAGTTTATCCAGTGACACAGTAAGAGGGAAGATAACTTCATCATTTAGAACGACGGGCTCATCTGCAGGTGACTGAACGTCACAGTGAGtgtcagaaaaacacagagcaaaGGGTGAAACACATGGCAAAACACTATTCTGCTCATTACAGATAAACTCCCCTAAAGAAAGTAAAAACTTAAGCATAAATCAAATCGTTAAGATGAGTGATCAGAGAACAAATGCTGCATTCTAGATAAACAGGTGACAGGAACCAGTGGTTGCTATGTCTACAACgcaaatatacatatttaatttgCTATACAAAACTATTAGCGAAGTTACATGTGTCACGTGTTACGTTAAATTGCATGGTTGGAATCAGCAAAGATAAGAATCGGCAAAGACTGGAACAAGTAGATTTTTGCTCCAAATACAGTCCTCAATCAGTCTATTCAATCAGTCAATGCTGCTGTTACACCTGTACCAAACTGTTTTAGCATAATTATGGCTCACTGTTGCCTCTCTTACTTTTGATGTAGTACTTTATTTCATTCACATTATTAAAATAGCCTACTGATTTTTCATTTATGAATTTGAAATGTCAGTTTGGGCTGCAGAAAAGCATATATTGGTATACTGCCATGTAATTTATTTTGAagacaataaatattgtcatattgcccagccctatgTGTTAGTGTGCTTTTTGTCAATTTAGTCCATACAGTGTGAGcttcaggttaaaaaaaataataaaaaattttgGATTTTAGAGACAAAGTGCTTCAgacatatcaccaccactgctaACAATTCTGACAGGGTTTCTCTACAACGcatcatttcatatcaaaccactccaaatgaTTTTCTTTAAACCTTCgcaactgaattattcagaaatcttaaaaaaaaaactctggaattctcctCTTCTCTAGTTCTCCAGGAAACATCATGGTTGTACATTAATGGAGCAGAGTATAGACCTGCCATGTTACCTGTCCTTGGAGGAAAGCTAAGAAGAGGTTTGCACAAAGGGGTGTGACTACAGAGGCCGCAGAGCAAACACTAACACAAGGCCAAGACGTTTTTTTCTCTTAGGAAATCAATGTACATTGTACAGGCTCATGTGCATACTCATACTCACATCATAGTATGATGAACCAAGACACAGCCCTGCAACTGCTCATAACACAGCTTATGGATTCTtatcattaaaattattttggttTAGTGGTTCATACTATAAAGTTCCCCAAAAAAAACTTACAAATGGAAGTATAATCACACCTGAATACCACATCAACATCAAGAAACCTTCTCAAAAGCCCTTTTTTATAAGAACAAGCTCAAGTAATTAATTTCCACCTCCAATGTCTAAAAAAGGGCATGAACGGGAAAATATTTCAAGAGAATCTCTGGCTTAGCAGGCTGAGGTACTCCTCAAACATCACAGGTACGTCATATTTTTCACACAAACCTAGTGACGTCCAGAGATTCAGCCAAGGCCTGTTACCCTGGCATTCAGCCAACATTCAAAACCAGAAGTTCCAATGAATGCTTTAAATACAGAAAGGggaaacttctgtttttgtaattgaatatatttgcatatacttgcatatatccactttaaatatacatacaaaaaGTCTTTTGACTTTGTACTTACACGAACAAACATGTATGTATTcataatgtattcatttttcaaaaaattaaaTTGATAGGAAAAAAGTATTCAGgcattatattaatatatatatatattcctatttttgtttgatattggatttcagctgctcaacagtttagggtctcctttgtcatatttttcattttataatgaaatgttcaaatgttttcagtctGTGGCAAGTCTGGACcgcagacaggccagtttagcacctggacttttttaatacggagcaatgctgttgtaatacatttGTTACCAAAATATGTACGTATcattcaacattaatggtgccttcacagatgttccAGTCACCCATGCCTTgcacactaatgcacccctataccatcatgaatactggctttttaactgtgcactgataacaagttgAGTGGTCTTTaacctggaggacacagtgtccataatttccaaaaagaaattgaaatgattatttgttggaccacaggacacttttccacttcccctcagtccattttaaatgagctcgggcccagaatGTGGCAGCATTCCTCGATTTTTACATATGCTTTCTACTTTTTCGTTTAAGagtttaattagcatttgtggatgcagcaataAACTGTTTTCCTAGAC
This window of the Pygocentrus nattereri isolate fPygNat1 chromosome 2, fPygNat1.pri, whole genome shotgun sequence genome carries:
- the trappc14 gene encoding microtubule-associated protein 11, with the translated sequence MVLMMESQCEYFMYFPAVPISDLSDPARYRTLPRRSHLYLGETVRFLLVLRSQSSADGGAEQPGSSSSRCSWRELAGSLCAVASVCPGDGRQRAPPLYHDYQSSGDECVEDTDDEEAGAGCAAARGGSRARGFRECKPLLIHNNSASSGREFRKAPLQSPADEPVVLNDEVIFPLTVSLDKLPVSTLKVKIIVTVWKREEEKAEIQEHGYLSILQQKSPCQTFRQDLNTFKAQVSTTLNVLPPPTVKCQQMTVSGRHLTVLKVLNGSSQEDVCVHDVRILPNFNASYLPMMPDGSVLLVDNVCHQSGEVGMASFYRMDSESSQLPSTLSALEEQNFLFQLQLSDQAQDDSNEGLEVPLVAVLQWSTTKLPFTNSIYTHYSLPSIRLDRPRFVMTASCPSSVRAQEHFRVRYTLLNNLQDFLAVRLVWTPEGRGQKEDPAVNAVVCHSPLSNLGYCRKGSTLSVSVAFQILKAGLFELSQHMKLKLQFTASVSNPPPEARPLSRKNSPSSPAVRDILDRHQASLSLGRSQSFSHQQPSKSHLTRTGSVMERRAITPPVGSPVGRPLYLPPDRNILSLDKIAKRECKVLVLDSHN